A stretch of the Neofelis nebulosa isolate mNeoNeb1 chromosome 1, mNeoNeb1.pri, whole genome shotgun sequence genome encodes the following:
- the LOC131514956 gene encoding oocyte-specific histone RNA stem-loop-binding protein 2-like yields MVSVGVSTEPCHARWEVETDEVVLQRRQKQIDYGKRTPGYQCFLQQVPKAKRQPGLHPQTPNKNRRYSRRSWDAQIRQWRRALHSWDPPSQPLQGREAEGQGMEHLLEPMGSTPLDDLLDDWFQALEPSPNLDGDQKGAQFADLVAPAYSLPWLCEEDPHHWCYFVADQLHICPRLEWGTKYLEKTDVFQGTCC; encoded by the exons ATGGTGAGTGTgggagtcagcacagagccctgccaTGCTAG GTGGGAGGTAGAGACAGATGAAGTTGTTCTACAGCGGCGGCAAAAACAGATAGATTATGGCAAGCGCACACCTGGTTACCAGTGTTTCCTGCAGCAGGTCCCCAA GGCAAAGCGACAGCCAGGACTTCACCCTCAAACACCAAATAAGAACAGGAGGTACAGCCGTCGCTCGTGGGATGCCCAAATCAGGCAGTGGAGAAGAGCTCTACATTCTTGGGACCCCCCCAGCCAGCctctgcagggcagggaggctgaGGG GCAGGGGATGGAGCATCTCTTAGAGCCAATGGGTTCCACCCCTTTGGATGACCTTTTGGATGACTGGTTCCAGGCCCTGGAACCCTCACCGAATCTGGATGGAGACCAGAAGGGAGCCCAG TTTGCAGACTTGGTGGCTCCTGCCTACTCCCTTCCCTGGCTCTGTGAGGAAGATCCCCACCACTGGTGCTACTTTGTAGCTGATCAGTTACATATCTGTCCTAGACTTGAGTGGGGCaccaaatatttagagaaaacagACGTCTTTCAAGGGACTTGTTGCTAG